A genomic segment from Nitrospira sp. MA-1 encodes:
- a CDS encoding peptidylprolyl isomerase: MSDATQKDQTITIHIQVNGDSWGDIHLRLFSDVAPNHVQNMLKLAKEKFYDGTTFHRVIPNFMIQGGDPNSKEQDRSRHGMGGPGYRVDAEFSSTPHKRGTLSMARSQDPNSAGSQFFICVADSSFLDGQYTVFGEVVSGMETVDRIVNAKRDANDNPIDRIEMTMSVPEANA; this comes from the coding sequence ATGAGCGACGCAACTCAGAAAGATCAGACAATCACTATCCATATTCAGGTGAACGGCGATTCCTGGGGTGATATCCACTTAAGGCTTTTTTCGGATGTCGCGCCCAATCATGTTCAGAATATGCTGAAATTAGCCAAAGAAAAGTTTTATGACGGCACGACGTTTCATCGGGTGATTCCCAACTTTATGATTCAAGGGGGAGATCCCAATAGTAAGGAGCAGGATCGTTCACGCCATGGAATGGGTGGCCCGGGCTATCGAGTCGATGCGGAATTTAGCTCCACGCCTCATAAGCGAGGGACGCTATCGATGGCGAGATCGCAAGATCCTAATAGCGCGGGTTCCCAATTTTTTATTTGTGTAGCAGATTCGAGTTTTTTAGATGGTCAATATACTGTGTTTGGTGAGGTGGTGAGTGGAATGGAGACAGTTGATCGAATCGTCAATGCTAAGCGGGATGCCAATGATAATCCTATTGATCGGATTGAAATGACCATGAGTGTCCCTGAAGCGAATGCCTAA
- a CDS encoding DUF465 domain-containing protein: MTDEQIAENLRSSNVEYQELEESHHRLDLELQQLLKHHVLTPQEEILKKHLQKEKLGKKDRMAALIRDHRASCDNANTPG; this comes from the coding sequence GTGACGGACGAACAAATCGCCGAAAATTTGCGGTCATCCAATGTGGAGTATCAGGAGTTGGAGGAATCCCATCACCGGTTGGATCTGGAACTCCAGCAGTTATTGAAACATCATGTGTTGACTCCTCAGGAAGAAATTCTAAAAAAACATTTACAGAAAGAAAAGCTTGGCAAGAAAGATCGAATGGCTGCCCTGATTCGTGACCATCGTGCCTCATGTGATAATGCCAACACACCTGGATAA
- the tatC gene encoding twin-arginine translocase subunit TatC, whose protein sequence is MAAFSPTMAMNAVVHPLQRHIRDIKRRLLIVGATIMVFFVIAFSYSSILIDWFKRPFEDDLIFYAPAEALFASIKISFMAAVIASVPIILYQFWKFIEPALLQKEQRWAVPLFFLGLGFFLLGLAFCNMVILPLVIDFFVTFGMDRAITPELAVGTYVDFNVKFLLAFGFAFEIPLVISLLSRAGVIQASVLMRFRKHAALVALILSAVITPDATMFTMLLMAVPLILLYEIGIWGAKVFGRVPQSAGEKSQATEGDEGVDDEEKG, encoded by the coding sequence ATGGCTGCCTTTTCCCCTACCATGGCCATGAATGCGGTGGTGCATCCCCTTCAGCGCCACATTCGTGATATTAAACGCCGATTATTGATCGTGGGAGCCACGATCATGGTGTTTTTTGTTATAGCGTTTTCATACTCTTCTATTCTGATCGATTGGTTTAAACGGCCCTTTGAAGATGATCTGATTTTTTATGCCCCGGCCGAGGCATTATTTGCCTCCATTAAAATTTCTTTTATGGCGGCGGTGATTGCCAGTGTCCCAATCATTCTGTACCAATTTTGGAAATTTATTGAGCCGGCGTTGCTTCAGAAAGAGCAACGATGGGCGGTGCCGCTCTTCTTCCTCGGGTTGGGGTTTTTCCTCTTGGGGTTGGCTTTTTGCAATATGGTGATCCTCCCGTTGGTCATCGACTTTTTTGTGACGTTTGGCATGGATCGAGCCATTACGCCGGAATTAGCCGTCGGAACTTATGTCGACTTTAACGTCAAGTTTCTCCTGGCGTTTGGCTTTGCGTTCGAAATTCCACTGGTGATTTCTCTTCTGTCTCGTGCAGGAGTCATTCAGGCGTCTGTCCTCATGCGGTTCCGCAAACATGCCGCTCTGGTGGCGTTGATTCTTTCGGCCGTGATTACGCCGGATGCGACAATGTTCACCATGTTATTAATGGCCGTTCCCTTGATCCTACTGTATGAGATAGGCATTTGGGGTGCAAAGGTCTTTGGGCGTGTTCCTCAATCGGCAGGGGAAAAGAGTCAAGCAACCGAGGGGGATGAGGGCGTGGACGATGAAGAGAAAGGCTAA
- the rimI gene encoding ribosomal protein S18-alanine N-acetyltransferase — MFTKDRLVGTDPFHNEAIRLATLADLDALVSLEESCFAVPWSRKSFEVELDGNSFSQMLVIPGPKEQPEIPLLAYICVWVIFEEIRFLNLAVHPHFRGNGLAKQLILEALCIGSAQGCCRGMLEVRDSNQMAKKLYEFFKFKEYGRRSSYYTNPSEDAILMILEPISGEISDKNDLGEIQVECK; from the coding sequence ATGTTCACAAAGGACCGGCTCGTGGGTACTGATCCATTTCACAATGAGGCCATTCGATTAGCCACATTGGCAGATTTGGATGCATTGGTGAGTCTGGAAGAGTCCTGCTTTGCTGTCCCCTGGTCGAGAAAAAGCTTTGAAGTCGAATTGGACGGGAATTCTTTCAGCCAAATGCTTGTTATCCCAGGGCCAAAGGAACAGCCGGAAATTCCCTTGCTGGCCTACATCTGTGTATGGGTGATCTTTGAAGAAATCCGCTTTTTAAATCTGGCGGTTCACCCTCATTTTCGTGGAAATGGATTGGCTAAGCAGTTAATTCTAGAAGCATTATGCATCGGGAGTGCTCAGGGATGTTGTCGGGGGATGTTGGAGGTTCGGGACTCCAATCAGATGGCCAAAAAGCTCTATGAGTTCTTTAAATTTAAGGAATATGGCAGAAGGAGTTCCTACTATACGAATCCTAGCGAGGATGCTATCCTTATGATTCTGGAACCGATTTCAGGGGAAATTTCCGATAAAAATGATTTAGGGGAAATTCAGGTCGAATGCAAATAG
- a CDS encoding M67 family metallopeptidase yields the protein MLSIPSSIINNMIAHARELAPHECCGILSGTGSTITEYYRITNILAELSEEELSRFDRAKLSDLQRLSPEERADIAFQMDAREMAMAQRDIRSKNLDLLGFYHSHTFSPARPSQTDITIAMEFESYRAKLNFPEPFHLIISLEHVEQAVVRAYRIQESKATEIPIQTMP from the coding sequence ATGCTTTCCATTCCGTCAAGTATTATCAACAACATGATAGCCCATGCGCGGGAATTGGCACCTCATGAATGTTGTGGCATTCTTTCAGGAACCGGAAGCACAATCACCGAATACTATCGCATTACCAATATTCTGGCTGAGTTATCCGAAGAAGAACTTTCACGCTTTGACCGAGCTAAACTGTCCGACCTGCAACGTTTATCGCCGGAGGAGCGAGCGGATATCGCCTTTCAGATGGACGCGAGAGAAATGGCCATGGCTCAGCGGGACATTCGTTCGAAAAATCTCGACCTTTTAGGATTTTATCATTCCCACACATTTAGTCCGGCCAGGCCATCTCAAACCGATATCACCATCGCCATGGAATTTGAAAGCTATCGGGCCAAACTAAACTTTCCTGAACCATTTCACCTGATAATTTCCTTAGAGCATGTGGAGCAGGCGGTGGTTCGAGCCTACCGAATCCAAGAATCTAAGGCCACAGAAATTCCCATCCAAACCATGCCCTAG
- a CDS encoding substrate-binding domain-containing protein yields the protein MLQESVCNRLRDIRKKQGISQVELAALVGLTRQAVYAIEANQYLPSTNVALRFARALKCRVEDIFILSNQEEMVEAEFIGAPTALGHPTRVKLAYVGSRILARPMAELGDVLNFVMPADGVVVEQTKRSTSPKRPYVRVQLLNSPEVIKKGILIAGCDPALFLAGEHVRKVNAMAGITNWTMGSANALRALQREEVHMAGLHLVDVKSGQSNVPYLKRHIPGQDFVGVRFASWVQGLLIQQGNPKHIRTVEDFGQGGIRLVNREVGAGARFLLDTLLQKSGLTGEMLLGYDNEVPSHLEVARLIRDGIADVGIGVEAAARHFGLDFIPLREEQYDLIMRREFLTSHPVMSQFLDAMVSHPFRREIESLGGYTVTEIGKILHW from the coding sequence TTGCTTCAAGAATCCGTGTGTAATCGCTTGCGAGATATACGAAAAAAACAGGGAATTTCCCAGGTGGAGTTAGCGGCCCTGGTGGGTCTGACACGACAAGCGGTCTATGCCATTGAAGCCAATCAATATTTGCCAAGCACCAATGTTGCTTTACGGTTCGCTCGTGCGTTGAAGTGCCGGGTTGAGGATATTTTTATCCTTTCAAATCAAGAAGAAATGGTCGAAGCTGAATTCATTGGTGCCCCAACGGCGTTGGGGCACCCGACAAGGGTTAAGCTGGCATACGTTGGATCAAGGATACTGGCCAGGCCGATGGCTGAACTGGGTGATGTGTTAAATTTTGTGATGCCAGCAGATGGTGTGGTTGTGGAGCAGACCAAGAGATCGACCAGTCCCAAAAGGCCATATGTACGCGTTCAATTACTGAATTCGCCGGAAGTCATCAAAAAGGGGATTCTCATTGCCGGATGCGACCCGGCGTTATTTCTAGCCGGGGAGCATGTCCGTAAGGTAAACGCCATGGCGGGAATCACGAATTGGACCATGGGAAGCGCGAACGCGCTCCGTGCGCTTCAACGGGAAGAAGTTCACATGGCCGGCTTGCATCTTGTGGATGTGAAATCCGGACAAAGTAATGTTCCTTACCTGAAACGACATATTCCCGGGCAGGATTTTGTCGGAGTGCGATTTGCTTCCTGGGTTCAAGGTCTCTTAATTCAGCAGGGAAATCCTAAACATATTCGTACTGTTGAAGATTTTGGCCAGGGCGGGATTCGTCTCGTCAATCGGGAAGTAGGAGCCGGCGCGAGATTTCTTTTGGATACGCTCCTTCAAAAATCTGGATTAACCGGAGAGATGTTACTGGGGTATGACAATGAAGTGCCGTCTCATCTCGAAGTGGCTCGTCTGATTCGAGATGGCATAGCTGACGTGGGCATTGGAGTGGAAGCCGCAGCGCGTCATTTTGGTCTTGATTTTATTCCGCTTCGAGAAGAACAGTATGACCTGATTATGCGTCGCGAATTTCTTACATCCCACCCCGTGATGTCTCAATTTCTTGATGCCATGGTCAGTCATCCCTTCAGGCGGGAAATCGAATCACTTGGGGGATACACGGTGACCGAAATCGGAAAAATTCTTCATTGGTAA
- the moeB gene encoding molybdopterin-synthase adenylyltransferase MoeB — protein MEFTESQIQRYSRQIILSEVGGKGQKKLQDAKILVIGAGGLGSPAALYLAAAGIGTLGLTDGDVVDLSNLQRQILHTTDRIGVPKVESGGTLLSALNPEITLNLYPEHVSVTNILALIEAYDIVLDGSDNFSTRFLVNDACFFAKKTLISGSIFRFEGQLVTIKPHEGFPCYRCLYPEPPPAGLVPNCQEAGVLGALAGTIGVLQANEAIKEVLGLGESLAKHLLLYDALDMTFRKVGRPKSPDCPLCGPHPTITKLVEQEVSCSI, from the coding sequence ATGGAATTTACTGAATCTCAAATCCAGCGTTACAGCCGTCAAATTATTCTGTCAGAAGTGGGCGGCAAAGGACAGAAAAAATTGCAGGATGCCAAAATCCTGGTGATTGGGGCAGGAGGCCTTGGTTCTCCGGCAGCTTTGTATCTTGCTGCGGCCGGAATCGGAACCTTAGGTCTGACTGATGGCGATGTCGTGGACCTATCCAATCTTCAACGTCAAATTCTCCATACAACCGACCGTATTGGTGTTCCGAAGGTTGAATCCGGCGGGACATTATTATCAGCCCTCAATCCTGAAATCACTCTTAATCTTTACCCTGAACATGTCAGCGTCACCAATATCCTTGCCTTAATTGAGGCCTACGATATCGTTCTAGACGGATCCGACAATTTCTCCACGCGGTTTCTCGTCAATGATGCCTGTTTTTTTGCAAAAAAAACGCTGATTTCAGGGAGTATCTTTCGGTTTGAAGGGCAATTAGTCACGATTAAACCCCATGAAGGCTTTCCCTGTTATCGCTGTTTATATCCTGAGCCTCCACCAGCCGGCCTTGTGCCGAATTGCCAAGAAGCCGGGGTATTAGGGGCCTTAGCCGGGACCATTGGTGTCTTGCAAGCCAACGAGGCTATTAAGGAAGTCCTCGGACTTGGAGAAAGTTTGGCAAAACATCTTCTGCTCTACGATGCCCTTGATATGACATTCCGAAAGGTCGGTCGTCCAAAATCTCCAGACTGTCCTCTCTGTGGTCCCCATCCCACCATCACCAAACTTGTGGAACAGGAAGTTTCCTGTAGTATCTAG